The Calditerricola satsumensis genome includes a window with the following:
- the rplS gene encoding 50S ribosomal protein L19 produces MHPLVREIQKEQMRQDLPEFRPGDTVRVHVKVVEGQRERVQVFEGVVIARRGSGLNETFTVRKVSYGVGVERIFPVHSPKIEKIEVVRRGKVRRAKLYYLRERVGKAARIKEA; encoded by the coding sequence ATGCATCCGCTTGTTCGCGAGATCCAGAAGGAGCAAATGCGCCAGGACCTGCCGGAGTTTCGCCCGGGCGACACGGTGCGCGTGCACGTGAAGGTCGTCGAAGGGCAGCGCGAACGCGTGCAGGTGTTTGAGGGCGTTGTCATCGCTCGCCGCGGCTCGGGCCTGAACGAGACCTTTACCGTGCGCAAGGTCTCCTACGGCGTCGGCGTGGAGCGGATCTTCCCCGTTCATTCGCCGAAAATCGAGAAGATTGAAGTGGTGCGCCGCGGGAAGGTGCGTCGCGCGAAGCTGTACTACCTGCGCGAACGCGTCGGGAAGGCGGCGCGGATCAAGGAAGCGTAA
- the lepB gene encoding signal peptidase I, whose translation MDHVNETAASGLGEEQGLPPRKAKGGELWEWTKALAIALAVALGIRWFLFAPFVVDGSSMLPNLHDRDRLIVNKLAYRIGEPKRGDVVVVYIPSEDRDFIKRVIAVGGETVEMKNDVLYINGKPVEEPYLKRAKEEAHARGELYTLDFGPVTVPEGHVFVLGDNRGNSKDSRLLGPLPLEHVVGRADVIFWPLKDFGWVR comes from the coding sequence ATGGACCACGTGAACGAAACGGCCGCGAGCGGGTTGGGGGAGGAACAAGGCCTCCCGCCGCGCAAAGCGAAGGGCGGCGAGCTGTGGGAGTGGACCAAAGCGCTGGCCATCGCGTTGGCGGTGGCCCTGGGCATCCGGTGGTTCCTGTTTGCCCCGTTTGTGGTGGACGGCTCGTCCATGCTGCCGAACCTCCACGACCGGGATCGGCTGATTGTCAACAAGCTGGCCTATCGCATCGGCGAGCCCAAGCGGGGCGACGTCGTCGTCGTCTACATCCCGTCGGAGGACCGCGACTTCATCAAGCGCGTGATCGCCGTCGGCGGGGAAACCGTGGAGATGAAGAACGACGTGCTGTACATAAACGGCAAGCCGGTGGAGGAACCGTATCTGAAACGGGCCAAGGAAGAGGCCCATGCCCGCGGCGAGCTGTACACGCTGGATTTCGGCCCGGTCACGGTGCCGGAGGGGCATGTTTTCGTTTTGGGGGACAACCGCGGCAATTCCAAGGACAGCCGCCTGCTCGGCCCCCTGCCCCTCGAACACGTGGTCGGGCGGGCCGACGTGATCTTCTGGCCGCTGAAGGACTTCGGAT
- the trmD gene encoding tRNA (guanosine(37)-N1)-methyltransferase TrmD, whose protein sequence is MRIDVLTLFPEMFPGVLGASILGKAQERGLVTINVVNFRQYAGNKHGTVDDTPYGGGAGMVLKPEPIFRAVEAILEEVPETKPRIILLCPQGRTFRQEIAEELAQEEHLIFLCGHYEGFDERVRQHLATDELSIGDYVLTGGELPAMVIIDAVVRLLPGVLGNEESARTDSFATGLLEHPHYTRPADFRGWKVPEVLLSGHHANIARWRKKEALRRTMERRPDLLERLEWDDELRELYEEILRGE, encoded by the coding sequence ATGCGCATCGACGTCCTGACCCTCTTTCCCGAGATGTTCCCCGGCGTGCTGGGCGCCAGCATCCTGGGCAAGGCCCAAGAGCGGGGCCTGGTGACGATCAACGTGGTGAACTTCCGCCAGTATGCCGGCAACAAGCACGGCACGGTGGACGATACCCCCTATGGCGGCGGCGCCGGGATGGTGCTCAAGCCCGAGCCGATCTTTCGCGCGGTGGAGGCCATCCTGGAGGAGGTGCCGGAGACGAAGCCGCGCATCATCCTCCTGTGCCCGCAAGGCCGAACCTTTCGCCAGGAGATCGCCGAGGAGCTGGCCCAAGAGGAGCACCTCATCTTCCTCTGCGGGCATTATGAAGGCTTCGACGAACGGGTGCGCCAGCATTTGGCCACGGATGAGCTGTCCATCGGCGACTATGTCCTTACCGGGGGCGAGCTGCCGGCGATGGTGATCATCGACGCGGTGGTGCGCCTCCTGCCCGGCGTCCTCGGCAACGAGGAGTCGGCGCGCACCGACTCCTTCGCCACCGGGCTTCTCGAACACCCGCACTACACGCGGCCGGCCGACTTTCGCGGCTGGAAGGTGCCCGAGGTGCTCTTGTCGGGTCACCACGCGAACATCGCGCGGTGGCGGAAAAAGGAGGCGCTCCGGCGGACGATGGAGCGGCGACCGGACCTCCTGGAGCGCCTCGAGTGGGACGACGAGCTGCGCGAGCTGTACGAGGAGATCCTGCGCGGCGAGTGA